A window of the Acidithiobacillus thiooxidans ATCC 19377 genome harbors these coding sequences:
- the rfaE1 gene encoding D-glycero-beta-D-manno-heptose-7-phosphate kinase, translating to MLNALDNLAQARVAIIGDVMLDRYWFGKVDRISPEAPVPVVQVRREEERPGGAANVALNVLSLGAEAHLLAPVGQDAAGAQLTRLLEQAGVKTRLIADASYPTTVKLRVIGHQQQLLRMDFESQPSPEHGENMRATAHEILTGAGALLLSDYGKGALQAVESLIASGRAAGLPVLIDPKGRDYRPYAGATIITPNLNEFQAVAGTWTSEEQFLALGREWRQKLQLEALLVTRGEEGMTLFTENAIHHHSAQAREVFDVTGAGDTVIATLATALAAGWPMDQSVELANRAAGIVVGKLGAAVVSCEELAAQGGE from the coding sequence ATGTTGAATGCACTGGATAATCTCGCTCAGGCCCGGGTCGCCATCATTGGCGACGTGATGCTGGATCGTTACTGGTTTGGCAAGGTCGATCGTATTTCGCCGGAAGCGCCGGTGCCCGTAGTACAGGTTCGTCGTGAAGAAGAGCGACCGGGAGGTGCCGCCAACGTGGCGCTGAACGTGCTTTCCTTGGGGGCCGAGGCGCATTTGCTGGCGCCAGTCGGCCAGGATGCTGCGGGGGCTCAGCTGACCCGCCTTCTTGAGCAGGCTGGTGTCAAAACCCGGCTCATCGCTGATGCCAGTTACCCGACCACGGTGAAATTAAGGGTTATTGGCCATCAACAGCAGTTGCTGCGCATGGATTTTGAATCACAACCCAGCCCCGAGCATGGGGAAAATATGCGCGCCACGGCCCATGAAATATTGACGGGTGCGGGTGCCTTGCTGCTTTCCGATTATGGAAAAGGAGCCTTGCAGGCGGTCGAATCCCTGATTGCGTCCGGGCGGGCGGCAGGCCTGCCGGTGCTGATTGATCCCAAAGGGCGGGATTATCGTCCCTATGCCGGAGCAACCATTATTACGCCCAATCTGAATGAATTTCAGGCGGTGGCAGGGACCTGGACCAGTGAAGAACAATTTCTGGCGCTGGGCCGGGAATGGCGCCAGAAATTGCAGCTGGAAGCGCTCCTGGTCACACGCGGCGAGGAGGGGATGACCCTGTTCACCGAAAATGCCATTCATCATCATTCCGCCCAGGCGCGTGAAGTATTTGATGTGACCGGTGCCGGGGATACGGTCATTGCCACCCTGGCGACGGCCCTGGCCGCCGGATGGCCCATGGATCAGTCGGTAGAGCTGGCTAATCGGGCGGCAGGCATTGTGGTCGGCAAATTGGGTGCGGCCGTCGTCAGTTGCGAAGAACTGGCTGCCCAGGGCGGCGAATGA
- a CDS encoding Hsp33 family molecular chaperone HslO, translating into MTDFSQVFYWETLPLRGARCRLDEIYARVLRDFKGQDDMAQLLGEALVGLALLATTQKNYERLIIQAQSKGPLKLLVAEMTAAGGMRAYGNWEEGVSVDLSHLPDALLAITVDMGMDRERYQGLVELRESLTLSLNAYFAESVQSPAYFRLVADPQRQQAGGYFLQRLPGVLAAEDWELATQFIAIGSDQSLLQAKPEQFLPEIFPDSAVRLHTPQALFFSCSCSPEKVERMLISLGQTEAEETLQSEGEIVVTCEYCQEVYRFGEEDVALMFAPEHPLH; encoded by the coding sequence ATGACTGATTTTTCACAAGTCTTTTACTGGGAAACCCTACCATTACGTGGCGCGCGCTGCCGCCTTGACGAGATTTATGCCCGGGTATTACGGGATTTCAAAGGACAGGATGACATGGCTCAATTATTGGGCGAAGCGCTGGTTGGTCTGGCCTTACTGGCTACCACCCAGAAAAATTATGAACGTCTGATTATTCAGGCCCAAAGCAAAGGTCCGCTCAAACTTCTGGTCGCGGAGATGACGGCTGCCGGAGGTATGCGTGCCTATGGTAATTGGGAGGAGGGCGTCTCGGTGGACTTGTCACATTTGCCTGATGCCCTGCTGGCTATTACCGTGGATATGGGCATGGATCGGGAGCGTTATCAGGGACTGGTTGAGCTGCGCGAAAGTCTCACCCTTTCCCTGAATGCCTATTTTGCTGAATCAGTGCAGTCCCCCGCGTATTTTCGCCTAGTCGCTGATCCCCAACGGCAGCAGGCGGGCGGCTATTTTCTCCAACGCCTGCCTGGCGTGCTGGCTGCGGAAGACTGGGAACTGGCGACCCAATTCATAGCCATTGGCTCAGATCAGTCACTGCTACAGGCAAAACCGGAACAATTCCTGCCGGAAATCTTCCCCGATTCGGCGGTACGACTGCATACGCCACAAGCCCTGTTTTTCTCCTGTTCCTGTTCCCCCGAAAAAGTGGAACGCATGCTGATTTCGTTGGGGCAAACAGAAGCGGAAGAGACTCTTCAAAGTGAGGGAGAGATAGTGGTGACCTGCGAATATTGCCAGGAAGTATATCGTTTTGGTGAAGAAGACGTGGCCTTGATGTTTGCGCCGGAACATCCTCTGCACTGA
- a CDS encoding ATP-binding protein has translation MKQDPDSSVVPRLPVPKLLQRRIGRAVADFRMIQPGDRILLALSGGKDSLTLLHMLRAMQRQFSVTFELGVATVDPMSPDYDPQVLLPYIESLGIPYFLERQDIYERAKKHLLRPSYCSFCARMRRGVLYRCARREGYNVLALGQHLDDFAESFFMSMFYNGEMRTMKAHYRVREGDLRVIRPLVYCRERQMRQHAEEQKLPVIYENCPACFGKPTERQHMKELLAQQEAHDPRLFKQLQRALQPLMGTGLEDLHFEDEHD, from the coding sequence ATGAAGCAAGACCCCGATTCTTCTGTCGTGCCACGTCTGCCTGTACCCAAGTTGCTGCAGCGGCGCATTGGCCGTGCGGTGGCTGATTTTCGCATGATCCAGCCCGGTGACCGCATACTGTTGGCGCTTTCGGGGGGTAAGGACTCGCTCACGTTGCTGCACATGCTCCGTGCCATGCAGCGGCAATTTTCGGTAACCTTTGAGTTGGGGGTGGCGACCGTTGACCCTATGAGCCCCGACTATGATCCGCAAGTGCTGCTGCCTTACATTGAATCCTTGGGTATTCCTTATTTTCTGGAGCGACAGGATATTTACGAGCGGGCCAAAAAGCATCTGTTGCGTCCCTCTTACTGCAGCTTTTGTGCGCGCATGCGCCGGGGAGTCCTTTATCGCTGCGCCCGCCGCGAAGGTTACAATGTTCTCGCTTTGGGGCAGCATCTGGATGATTTTGCCGAAAGCTTTTTCATGTCCATGTTTTATAATGGCGAGATGCGGACCATGAAAGCCCATTATCGCGTCAGGGAAGGGGATTTACGGGTCATTCGTCCGCTGGTGTATTGTCGCGAACGACAGATGCGCCAGCATGCTGAAGAACAAAAATTACCCGTCATTTATGAGAACTGTCCGGCCTGTTTTGGCAAGCCCACAGAACGCCAACACATGAAAGAACTGCTGGCGCAACAGGAAGCCCATGATCCGCGCTTGTTCAAGCAGCTTCAGCGCGCCTTGCAGCCGCTGATGGGAACGGGCCTGGAAGATTTGCATTTTGAGGATGAGCATGACTGA